Proteins encoded within one genomic window of Burkholderiaceae bacterium:
- a CDS encoding Molybdopterin molybdenumtransferase, translating to MNASRPPLQSLDDALASLLRHADPLAAEEVSTFDADGRVLAADLVSALQVPPQDNSAMDGYAVRAAEAVAGAELPVSQRIPAGSSGTPLEVGTVARIFTGAPVPSGADAIVMQEDCAPIRDGVVRIGRAPTPGQWIRRAGEDVTRGAVVLAKGQRLDPAGVGLAAGIGLARLPVARRPRVGLFSTGDELVMPGEVPPQDMRPGAIYNSNRFFLRRLLARLGCEVNDLGIVPDTRAATLAALERASATSDLILTSGGVSVGEEDHVKPAVQQLGTLDLWSIAIKPGKPFAYGRVGAAHFIGLPGNPVSSFITFLLLVRPFLLRLQGATRVAVEPIALRADFDWPRADRRREFMRVRRNAQGGLDLFRNQSSGVLTSMVWGDGVVDNPPGQAIKAGDTVQFIPFAELLG from the coding sequence ATGAACGCCTCGCGCCCACCATTGCAATCGCTGGACGATGCGCTGGCATCGCTGCTGCGCCATGCCGACCCGCTGGCGGCCGAGGAGGTGTCGACCTTCGATGCCGACGGCCGCGTGCTGGCCGCCGATCTGGTGTCGGCGTTGCAGGTGCCACCGCAGGACAACAGCGCGATGGACGGCTACGCGGTGCGCGCGGCCGAGGCCGTGGCCGGTGCCGAATTGCCGGTGTCGCAGCGCATTCCGGCCGGCAGCAGCGGCACGCCGCTCGAGGTGGGCACGGTCGCGCGCATCTTCACCGGCGCGCCGGTGCCGAGCGGCGCCGACGCGATCGTGATGCAGGAGGACTGCGCGCCAATTCGCGATGGCGTGGTGCGCATCGGCCGCGCGCCGACACCCGGCCAATGGATACGCCGCGCCGGCGAGGACGTGACGCGTGGCGCGGTCGTGCTCGCGAAGGGCCAGCGCCTGGATCCGGCCGGTGTCGGTCTCGCCGCCGGGATCGGCCTCGCTCGGCTGCCGGTCGCGCGGCGCCCGCGCGTCGGGCTGTTCTCGACCGGGGATGAACTGGTGATGCCGGGCGAGGTGCCGCCGCAAGACATGCGGCCCGGCGCGATCTACAACTCGAACCGGTTCTTCCTGCGGCGGCTGCTGGCGCGCCTCGGTTGCGAGGTGAACGACCTCGGCATCGTGCCCGACACCCGCGCCGCGACGCTGGCGGCGCTGGAGCGCGCGTCGGCCACGAGCGACCTGATCCTGACCAGCGGCGGCGTCTCGGTCGGCGAGGAAGATCACGTCAAACCGGCGGTGCAGCAACTCGGCACACTGGACCTCTGGAGCATCGCGATCAAGCCCGGCAAGCCGTTTGCATACGGCCGCGTCGGCGCGGCGCATTTCATCGGCCTGCCGGGCAATCCGGTGTCGAGCTTCATCACCTTCCTGCTGCTGGTGCGTCCGTTCCTGCTGCGGCTGCAGGGCGCGACCCGGGTCGCGGTGGAGCCGATCGCGCTGCGCGCCGACTTCGACTGGCCGCGCGCGGACCGGCGCCGCGAATTCATGCGCGTGCGGCGCAACGCGCAGGGCGGGCTCGACCTGTTCCGGAATCAGAGTTCCGGCGTGCTGACTTCGATGGTCTGGGGCGACGGCGTGGTCGACAACCCGCCCGGCCAAGCCATCAAGGCCGGCGACACGGTGCAGTTCATTCCGTTCGCGGAGTTGCTGGGATGA
- a CDS encoding Molybdopterin-guanine dinucleotide biosynthesis protein MobB, producing MKVVGLAGYSGSGKTTLATGLIGALKSLGLRVSVIKHAHHGFDIDHPGKDSWRHRQAGAYEVLVASDRRLALMREFANPTELSLHGLIAALDPAVDWVLVEGFKHGSLPKIEVWRAATNKPLRYPQDDMVVAVATDSPDSLPQPTARPVLDLNAPQALAAWLIDNAAQFSYSLPIAQ from the coding sequence ATGAAGGTCGTCGGCCTGGCCGGCTACTCGGGTTCGGGCAAGACCACGCTGGCCACGGGACTGATCGGCGCGCTCAAGAGCCTTGGTCTGCGCGTGTCGGTGATCAAGCACGCGCACCATGGCTTCGACATCGACCATCCGGGCAAGGACAGCTGGCGGCACCGCCAGGCCGGCGCCTACGAGGTGCTGGTCGCGTCGGACCGGCGCTTGGCGCTGATGCGCGAATTCGCAAACCCCACCGAACTGTCGCTGCACGGCCTGATCGCAGCGCTCGACCCCGCGGTCGACTGGGTGCTGGTGGAGGGCTTCAAGCACGGGAGCCTGCCGAAGATCGAGGTCTGGCGCGCCGCAACGAACAAGCCGTTGCGCTACCCGCAGGACGACATGGTGGTCGCGGTCGCCACCGATTCGCCGGATAGTCTGCCGCAACCTACCGCGCGGCCGGTGCTGGATTTGAACGCGCCGCAGGCGCTGGCCGCATGGTTGATCGACAATGCGGCGCAGTTCTCCTACTCGCTGCCTATCGCGCAATGA
- a CDS encoding Homoserine dehydrogenase: protein MMKPIQVGLLGIGTVGSGVFEVLARNQDEIRSRAGRGIAIATVADLDTQRAEKLVGGRARVLSDARAVIADPNIDIVIELIGGYGIARTLVLEAIAAGKHVVTANKALLAVHGTEIFEAASAKGVMVGFEAAVAGGVPIIKALREGLTANRIEWIAGIINGTTNFILSEMRSKGLDFAAALADAQRLGYAEADPTFDIEGIDAAHKATIMSAIAFGIPVQFDRAHVEGISKLAATDIRYAEQLGYRIKLLGITKRTAQGIELRVHPSLVPARRLIANVEGAMNAIVVQGDAVGTTLYYGKGAGSEPTASAVIADLVDITRLHTADAAQRVPHLAFHPHAMSSLSVLPMSEVVTSYYLRLRVADEAGVLARVTGIVADAGISIDAVLQREADELVGEDGDPTAQAVPQTDLIILTHETREGTMDEAIARMQALPSVLATIIRIRKEELN, encoded by the coding sequence ATGATGAAACCGATCCAAGTGGGCCTGCTCGGCATAGGCACCGTGGGCAGCGGCGTGTTCGAGGTGCTCGCGCGCAACCAGGACGAGATACGCAGCCGCGCCGGCCGCGGCATCGCGATCGCGACGGTCGCCGACCTCGACACGCAACGCGCGGAAAAGCTGGTGGGCGGCCGCGCGCGCGTGCTGAGCGACGCGCGCGCGGTGATTGCCGACCCGAACATCGACATCGTGATCGAGCTGATCGGCGGCTACGGCATCGCGCGCACGCTGGTGCTGGAAGCCATCGCGGCCGGCAAGCATGTGGTCACCGCGAACAAGGCGCTGCTGGCGGTGCACGGCACCGAGATCTTCGAGGCCGCGTCGGCCAAGGGCGTGATGGTCGGCTTCGAGGCGGCGGTCGCCGGCGGCGTGCCGATCATCAAGGCGCTGCGCGAGGGCCTGACCGCGAACCGCATCGAGTGGATCGCCGGCATCATCAACGGCACGACGAATTTCATCCTGTCCGAGATGCGCAGCAAGGGGTTGGACTTCGCGGCGGCGCTGGCCGACGCGCAGCGCCTGGGCTATGCCGAGGCCGATCCGACCTTCGACATCGAGGGCATCGACGCGGCGCACAAGGCGACCATCATGTCGGCGATCGCGTTCGGCATTCCGGTGCAGTTCGACCGCGCCCATGTCGAAGGCATCTCCAAGCTCGCGGCGACCGACATCCGCTACGCCGAGCAGCTCGGCTACCGGATCAAGCTGCTCGGCATCACCAAGCGCACCGCGCAGGGCATCGAGCTGCGCGTGCACCCGAGCCTGGTGCCGGCGCGGCGGCTGATCGCGAACGTCGAGGGCGCGATGAACGCGATCGTGGTGCAGGGCGACGCGGTCGGCACCACGCTGTACTACGGAAAGGGCGCCGGTAGCGAGCCGACCGCCAGCGCGGTGATCGCGGATCTGGTCGACATCACGCGGCTGCACACCGCCGACGCCGCGCAGCGCGTGCCGCACCTGGCGTTCCATCCGCACGCGATGAGCAGCCTCTCCGTGCTGCCGATGAGCGAGGTCGTCACCAGCTACTACCTGCGGCTGCGCGTCGCCGACGAGGCCGGCGTGCTCGCGCGCGTGACCGGCATCGTCGCCGACGCCGGCATCAGCATCGACGCGGTGCTGCAGCGCGAGGCCGACGAACTGGTCGGCGAGGACGGCGATCCGACCGCACAAGCGGTGCCGCAGACCGACCTGATCATCCTGACCCATGAGACGCGCGAAGGCACGATGGACGAGGCGATCGCGCGCATGCAGGCATTGCCCAGCGTGCTCGCGACCATCATCCGCATCCGCAAGGAAGAACTGAATTGA
- a CDS encoding Regulatory protein GntR, HTH:GntR, C-terminal, whose amino-acid sequence MAKRPFLSLMPPGADDVSGVAPTGASRTLIERAYTQLRDDIVEGRLAPGEQLRVEHLKLRYDVSAGTLREAITRLASDALVVTEGQRGFRVAPIAADDLMDLTRLRVHIEIDALRQSMREGGTAWREQLHAAYAELSKWEQPLRPDQARPWEKLNSAFHEALLAGHASPWTVRLLRMLARQSERYRRYAINLPAGPRDVHAEHREIYESAIAGNELRASLALEAHIRITAELVARALSERQPA is encoded by the coding sequence ATGGCCAAGCGACCGTTCCTGTCCCTGATGCCGCCCGGCGCAGACGACGTGTCCGGCGTCGCGCCGACCGGCGCGAGCCGCACCCTGATCGAGCGCGCCTACACGCAGTTGCGCGACGACATCGTCGAGGGCCGGCTCGCTCCTGGCGAGCAGCTGCGGGTGGAACACCTGAAGCTGCGCTACGACGTCAGCGCCGGCACCTTGCGCGAGGCCATCACCCGGCTCGCCAGCGATGCGCTGGTCGTCACCGAAGGCCAGCGCGGCTTTCGCGTGGCGCCGATCGCCGCCGACGACCTGATGGACCTGACGCGCCTGCGCGTGCATATCGAGATCGACGCGCTGCGCCAGTCGATGCGCGAGGGCGGCACAGCGTGGCGCGAGCAGTTGCATGCCGCCTACGCCGAACTGTCGAAGTGGGAGCAACCGCTGCGCCCGGACCAGGCCAGACCATGGGAGAAACTCAACAGCGCATTTCATGAAGCGCTGCTGGCCGGCCACGCCTCGCCGTGGACGGTGCGCCTGCTGCGTATGTTGGCACGCCAGAGCGAGCGCTACCGCCGCTATGCGATCAACCTGCCCGCAGGCCCGCGCGACGTGCATGCCGAGCACCGCGAAATCTATGAGAGCGCGATCGCCGGCAATGAACTTCGTGCATCGCTGGCGCTGGAGGCCCACATCCGCATCACGGCCGAACTGGTTGCGCGGGCGCTCAGCGAAAGGCAGCCGGCCTGA
- a CDS encoding Membrane protein produces MKLHADLPDAQSVTGYGPGWITVGGERIETSLIVGSRGERIAWPCSDFDDLTPALFERLAGLDAELVIFGSGTRLRFPPPAWTAPLMARRIGLETMDTAAACRTYNILAGEGRHVVAALLIEPAR; encoded by the coding sequence ATGAAGCTGCATGCCGACCTGCCCGACGCCCAGTCCGTGACGGGCTACGGCCCGGGCTGGATCACGGTCGGCGGCGAGCGCATCGAGACCAGCTTGATCGTCGGCTCGCGCGGAGAGCGGATCGCCTGGCCCTGCAGCGACTTCGACGATTTGACCCCGGCCCTGTTCGAGCGGCTGGCCGGACTCGACGCGGAACTGGTGATCTTCGGCAGCGGCACGCGGCTGCGCTTTCCGCCGCCGGCCTGGACCGCGCCGCTGATGGCGCGCCGCATCGGCCTGGAGACCATGGACACCGCCGCCGCCTGCCGCACCTACAACATCCTGGCCGGCGAAGGCCGGCACGTGGTTGCGGCGCTGCTGATCGAGCCCGCGCGCTGA
- a CDS encoding Threonine synthase, which translates to MRYLSTRGDAAPCRFCDILLEGLAPDGGLYLPGHYPQIDAAKLAALRRVHATQGYAALAFEILSLYIDDIPADDLRAICAKTYTAEAFGTAQVTPLKPLEDGLFIEALSNGPTLAFKDIAMQLLGNLFEYELRRRGARMNILGATSGDTGSAAEYAMRGKQGIRVFMLSPQGRMSPFQQAQMYSLQDDNIHNIAVQGVFDDCQDIVKAVSGDLAFKRRYFVGTVNSINWARLLAQVVYYFAGYFQATSNDAGQFSDGPPLGKLAPSGGSALHEVKSVGATSVSFTVPSGNFGNVCAGHVARMMGLPIKRLVVATNENDVLDEFFRTGVYRVRAGADTHETSSPSMDISKASNFERFVFDLLGHDDGAAARIRALFGEQLAREGRFDLGADPLFAQAASRFGFASGRSTHADRIRVIRDTEARFGVTIDPHTADGVKVAREHLDPGVPMVVLETALPVKFAQTIQEALGREPERPAQLIGLEELPRRVVQMVADASAVQAYIARECR; encoded by the coding sequence ATGAGATACCTGTCGACCCGCGGCGACGCCGCGCCATGCCGCTTCTGCGACATCCTGCTCGAAGGCTTGGCACCCGACGGCGGGCTGTACCTGCCGGGGCATTACCCGCAGATCGACGCAGCCAAGCTGGCGGCGCTGCGCCGGGTCCATGCTACGCAAGGCTACGCCGCGCTCGCGTTCGAGATCCTGTCGCTGTACATCGACGACATTCCGGCGGACGACCTGCGCGCGATCTGCGCGAAGACCTATACCGCCGAGGCGTTCGGCACGGCGCAGGTCACGCCGCTGAAGCCGCTGGAAGACGGATTGTTCATCGAAGCGCTGTCGAACGGCCCGACGCTCGCGTTCAAGGACATCGCGATGCAGCTGCTCGGCAACCTGTTCGAGTACGAACTGCGCCGCCGCGGCGCGCGGATGAACATCCTGGGCGCGACCAGCGGCGATACCGGCAGCGCGGCCGAGTACGCGATGCGCGGCAAGCAGGGCATCCGCGTGTTCATGCTGAGCCCGCAGGGGCGCATGAGCCCGTTCCAGCAGGCGCAGATGTACAGCCTGCAGGACGACAACATCCACAACATCGCGGTCCAGGGCGTGTTCGACGACTGCCAGGATATCGTGAAGGCGGTGTCGGGCGACCTCGCGTTCAAGCGCCGGTATTTCGTAGGCACCGTCAACTCGATCAACTGGGCGCGGCTGCTGGCGCAGGTGGTCTACTACTTCGCCGGGTACTTTCAAGCAACCTCCAACGATGCAGGGCAATTTTCCGACGGGCCGCCCCTAGGAAAATTAGCCCCCTCGGGGGGCAGCGCATTACACGAAGTGAAAAGCGTGGGGGCCACATCCGTCAGCTTCACCGTCCCCAGCGGCAACTTCGGCAACGTCTGCGCCGGCCATGTCGCGCGCATGATGGGCTTGCCGATCAAGCGGCTGGTGGTCGCGACCAACGAGAACGACGTGCTCGACGAGTTCTTCCGCACCGGCGTGTACCGGGTGCGCGCCGGCGCCGACACGCACGAGACCTCGAGCCCGTCGATGGACATCTCGAAGGCGAGCAACTTCGAGCGCTTCGTGTTCGACCTGCTTGGGCACGATGACGGCGCGGCGGCACGTATTCGCGCGCTGTTCGGCGAGCAGCTGGCGCGGGAAGGGCGCTTCGACCTCGGCGCCGACCCGCTGTTCGCGCAGGCCGCATCGCGCTTCGGCTTTGCCAGCGGGCGCAGCACGCACGCGGACCGGATCAGGGTGATCCGCGATACCGAGGCGCGCTTCGGCGTGACCATCGATCCGCACACCGCCGACGGCGTGAAGGTCGCGCGCGAGCACCTCGATCCTGGCGTTCCGATGGTCGTGCTCGAGACCGCGCTGCCGGTGAAGTTCGCGCAGACTATTCAAGAGGCGCTGGGCCGCGAGCCGGAGCGCCCCGCGCAGCTCATCGGGCTCGAAGAGTTGCCGCGCCGCGTGGTGCAGATGGTGGCGGACGCGAGCGCGGTGCAGGCCTACATAGCCCGGGAATGCAGATGA
- a CDS encoding Alanine transaminase, which translates to MNRIHKSAKLANVLYDIRGPIMDAARQMEDEGHKIIKLNIGNLAPFGFDAPEEVQQDMIRNLPTSSGYSDSKGIFAARKAVMHYSQQQGVAGVALDDVYLGNGASEQIAMATNALLDDGDELLLPSPDYPLWTAVTSLAGGRPVHYRCDEARGWLPDLDDMRAKITPRTRGIVVINPNNPTGVLYPAETLRAIVDLAREHELVLLADEVYDKVLYDGGRHTALASLSTDVLTLTFNSLSKSYRSCGYRAGWLVVSGDKAAAADYIEGLNMLSNMKLCANVPGQWAIQTALGGYQSINELVGEGGRLKRQRDLAYELISAIPGVSCVRPNAALYMFPKLDPAVYPIQDDRQFFLDLLRATRVMLVQGTGFNYPDQQHFRMVFLPHEDELRDAIGRIAGFLERYRKRSI; encoded by the coding sequence TTGAACAGGATTCACAAATCGGCCAAGCTGGCGAACGTGCTCTACGACATCCGCGGTCCCATCATGGACGCGGCCCGGCAGATGGAGGACGAGGGCCACAAGATCATCAAGCTCAACATCGGCAACCTCGCGCCGTTCGGCTTCGATGCGCCCGAAGAGGTGCAGCAGGACATGATCCGCAACCTGCCGACTTCATCCGGCTACTCCGACAGCAAGGGCATCTTCGCCGCGCGCAAGGCGGTGATGCACTACAGCCAGCAGCAGGGCGTGGCCGGCGTCGCGCTCGACGACGTCTACCTCGGCAACGGTGCGAGCGAGCAGATCGCGATGGCGACGAACGCGCTGCTCGACGACGGCGACGAACTGCTGCTGCCGTCGCCCGACTACCCGCTGTGGACCGCGGTCACCAGCCTCGCGGGCGGGCGGCCGGTGCACTATCGCTGCGACGAGGCGCGCGGCTGGCTGCCGGATCTGGACGACATGCGCGCGAAGATCACGCCGCGCACGCGCGGCATCGTCGTGATCAACCCGAACAACCCGACCGGCGTGCTGTACCCGGCGGAGACACTGCGCGCGATCGTCGATCTGGCGCGCGAACACGAGCTGGTGCTGCTCGCCGACGAGGTGTACGACAAGGTGCTGTACGACGGGGGCCGGCACACCGCGCTCGCGAGCCTGTCGACCGACGTGCTGACGCTCACCTTCAATTCGCTGTCCAAGAGCTACCGCTCCTGCGGCTACCGCGCCGGCTGGCTGGTGGTGTCGGGCGACAAGGCTGCGGCGGCCGACTACATCGAGGGCCTGAACATGCTCTCGAACATGAAGCTGTGCGCGAACGTCCCCGGCCAGTGGGCGATCCAGACCGCCTTGGGCGGCTACCAGAGCATCAACGAGCTGGTCGGCGAGGGCGGGCGCCTCAAGCGCCAACGCGATCTGGCGTACGAGCTGATCAGCGCGATTCCGGGCGTGAGCTGCGTGCGGCCGAACGCCGCGCTGTACATGTTCCCTAAGCTCGACCCGGCGGTGTACCCGATCCAGGACGACCGCCAGTTCTTCCTCGACCTGCTGCGCGCGACGCGCGTGATGCTGGTGCAGGGCACCGGCTTCAACTATCCGGACCAGCAGCATTTCCGCATGGTGTTCCTGCCGCATGAGGACGAGCTGCGCGACGCGATCGGCCGCATCGCCGGATTCCTGGAGCGCTATAGAAAACGTAGCATATAA
- a CDS encoding Positive regulator of phenol hydroxylase, DmpR has protein sequence MTEAAVPPLPSDADLRRLVHFSAGDGRIWLAGQRMVLIHAAALGSLRRELMQTIGREMTRRVLMRSGYAAGERDAALARQVRSEAALFEMFAVGPQLHMLEGAVQVTIERFEVDPDKGHYYGLYRWDHSWEVETHMRDFGPQSEPVCWMLLGYASGYTSAFFGRPVLYKEVACCACGDAHCRIEGRPLADWPDGEAMARDYDADSLLVRLEDLHSQVETLRSSLEPADELGPLVGRSKAFMNAVDLLRKAAATQVTVLLTGETGVGKERFARALHAMSARADKPFVAVNCAALPGELIESELFGAEKGAYTGAGAARPGRFERANGGTLMLDELGELPLPAQAKLLRVLQHGEIERLGATQARKVDVRVIAATNVDLEAAVAAGRFRRDLLYRLNVYPIRIPPLRERADDIEPLALHLLQRFCALHDKRVTGFTDRALDAMRRYPWPGNVRELENLIERGVILSSAGEPVDLHALFPTLPAPPPVSVNASGQLERLPAGDSGALYDDFQRRQLSLDALEDALINEAVDRAAGNLSAAARALGLTRPQLSYRLQRLRERARQ, from the coding sequence ATGACGGAAGCCGCCGTTCCCCCATTGCCCTCGGACGCGGATCTGCGCCGGCTGGTGCACTTCTCGGCCGGTGACGGCCGCATCTGGCTCGCCGGCCAGCGCATGGTGCTGATCCACGCCGCAGCACTGGGCTCACTGCGGCGCGAACTGATGCAGACCATCGGCCGAGAGATGACGCGCCGCGTGCTGATGCGATCCGGCTACGCCGCCGGCGAGCGGGACGCTGCATTGGCGCGTCAGGTGCGCAGCGAGGCTGCGCTGTTCGAAATGTTCGCCGTCGGGCCGCAGTTGCACATGCTCGAGGGCGCGGTGCAGGTCACGATCGAACGCTTCGAGGTTGATCCCGACAAGGGTCACTATTACGGCCTCTACCGCTGGGACCATTCCTGGGAGGTGGAGACCCATATGCGCGACTTCGGCCCGCAATCGGAGCCGGTGTGCTGGATGCTGCTGGGCTATGCCTCGGGGTATACCAGCGCGTTTTTCGGTCGGCCCGTGCTGTACAAGGAGGTCGCCTGCTGCGCCTGCGGCGACGCGCATTGCCGCATCGAGGGCCGCCCGCTGGCCGACTGGCCCGATGGCGAGGCCATGGCCCGCGATTACGACGCCGACTCGTTGCTGGTGCGCCTGGAAGACCTGCATTCGCAGGTCGAGACGCTGCGCTCGTCGCTCGAGCCGGCCGACGAACTGGGCCCGCTGGTCGGCCGCTCCAAGGCGTTCATGAACGCCGTGGACCTGCTGCGCAAGGCGGCTGCGACCCAGGTGACGGTGCTGCTGACCGGCGAGACCGGCGTCGGCAAGGAACGCTTCGCGCGCGCGTTGCATGCGATGAGCGCGCGCGCGGACAAGCCGTTCGTCGCGGTCAACTGCGCCGCGCTGCCGGGCGAGCTGATCGAAAGCGAACTGTTCGGCGCCGAGAAGGGTGCCTACACCGGTGCCGGTGCTGCGCGCCCGGGCCGCTTCGAGCGCGCCAACGGCGGCACGCTGATGCTCGACGAGCTGGGCGAACTGCCGCTGCCCGCCCAAGCCAAGCTGTTGCGCGTGCTGCAGCACGGCGAGATCGAGCGCCTCGGCGCAACGCAGGCGCGCAAGGTGGACGTTCGGGTGATCGCGGCGACGAACGTCGATCTGGAAGCCGCGGTCGCCGCCGGCCGCTTCCGGCGTGACCTGCTTTATCGGCTCAACGTCTATCCGATCCGCATTCCGCCGCTGCGCGAGCGCGCCGACGACATCGAGCCGCTGGCGCTGCACCTGCTGCAACGCTTCTGCGCGCTGCACGACAAGCGCGTCACCGGGTTCACCGATCGCGCGCTCGATGCGATGCGCCGCTACCCCTGGCCGGGCAACGTGCGCGAGCTGGAAAATCTGATCGAACGCGGCGTCATCCTCTCCAGTGCCGGCGAGCCGGTGGATCTGCACGCGCTCTTCCCGACTCTGCCTGCGCCGCCGCCGGTGAGCGTGAACGCTTCCGGCCAGCTCGAGCGCCTGCCGGCCGGCGACTCGGGAGCGCTGTACGACGACTTCCAGCGCCGGCAGCTCAGCCTGGACGCACTCGAAGACGCGCTGATCAACGAAGCCGTGGATCGCGCCGCCGGAAACTTGTCGGCGGCAGCGCGCGCCCTGGGCCTGACCCGGCCGCAACTGAGCTACCGGCTGCAACGCCTGCGCGAGCGCGCGCGGCAATAG
- a CDS encoding cyclohexadienyl dehydratase encodes MLKFKHLLAVGFAALLAAAPAAWAGARLDKIMDAKVLRVGTPGDYRPFAIKDGAGYSGHDVDTVEALAKVLGVKIEWVPTSWPNLMKDLQADKFDVAVGGITRNVARLRVAAMLPGYAPTSKVALVRAADKDKYKSLQDLDQPNVRVIKNPGGTNEAFVLEHLKAAQISTDPNNAEIPGLIAEGKGDVMITETYEALHYAKADPRLAALFIDKPLTPVNYVGFLMPDDDPDYLREMNFAWDLLAKRGTLKAIDDKWLH; translated from the coding sequence ATGCTCAAATTCAAACACCTGCTGGCCGTCGGCTTCGCCGCGCTGCTCGCCGCCGCCCCTGCCGCCTGGGCCGGCGCGCGGCTGGACAAGATCATGGATGCGAAAGTGCTTCGGGTCGGCACGCCGGGCGACTACCGGCCGTTCGCGATCAAGGACGGTGCCGGCTACTCCGGTCACGACGTCGACACGGTCGAAGCGCTGGCCAAGGTGCTGGGCGTGAAGATCGAGTGGGTGCCGACCAGCTGGCCGAACCTGATGAAGGATTTGCAGGCCGACAAGTTCGACGTGGCCGTCGGCGGCATCACGCGCAACGTGGCGCGCCTGCGCGTCGCGGCGATGCTGCCGGGCTACGCGCCGACCAGCAAGGTGGCGCTGGTGCGCGCGGCCGACAAGGACAAGTACAAGAGCCTGCAGGATCTGGACCAGCCCAACGTGCGCGTGATCAAGAACCCCGGCGGCACGAACGAGGCCTTCGTGCTCGAGCACCTGAAGGCGGCGCAGATCAGCACCGACCCGAACAACGCCGAAATCCCGGGGCTGATCGCCGAGGGCAAGGGCGACGTGATGATCACCGAAACCTACGAGGCGCTGCACTACGCGAAGGCCGACCCGCGGCTGGCCGCGCTCTTCATCGACAAGCCGCTGACGCCGGTCAACTACGTGGGCTTCCTGATGCCGGACGACGACCCGGACTACCTGCGCGAGATGAACTTCGCCTGGGACCTGCTGGCCAAGCGCGGCACGCTGAAGGCCATCGACGACAAGTGGCTGCACTGA
- a CDS encoding Molybdopterin synthase catalytic subunit MoaE, translating into MAWPSASHGARVVIQREDFDLAREAAALRAGDGRVGAVCAFVGTVRDRNGPAAAGSVSAIELEHYPGMTERAIEAMIDEAMRRFDILGARVIHRIGRLEPLDQIVLAAVTSMNRRESFQACEFLMDYLKTQAPFWKKETTPEGARWVDARVSDDAALARWGLNLSNR; encoded by the coding sequence ATGGCATGGCCTTCTGCTTCGCACGGCGCTCGCGTGGTCATTCAGCGCGAGGATTTCGACCTCGCCCGCGAGGCGGCTGCGCTGCGCGCCGGCGACGGCCGGGTCGGGGCGGTCTGTGCTTTCGTCGGCACCGTGCGCGACCGCAATGGTCCGGCTGCAGCGGGCTCGGTCAGCGCGATCGAACTCGAGCATTACCCGGGCATGACCGAGCGCGCGATCGAAGCAATGATCGACGAAGCCATGCGGCGCTTCGACATCCTCGGCGCCCGCGTGATCCACCGCATCGGGCGGCTCGAGCCGCTCGACCAGATCGTGCTGGCGGCCGTGACCTCGATGAACCGCCGCGAGAGCTTTCAGGCCTGCGAGTTCCTGATGGACTACCTGAAGACCCAGGCGCCGTTCTGGAAGAAGGAGACCACGCCGGAGGGCGCGCGCTGGGTCGATGCGCGCGTCAGCGACGATGCGGCGCTGGCGCGCTGGGGCTTGAACCTGAGCAATCGCTGA
- a CDS encoding Molybdopterin synthase sulfur carrier subunit gives MSDAARNVTVRYFASVREGIGQEQEAVSTAAGTVGALRDELIARGGAHARVLARGRAVRIALDHVMCDEDAALTDAAEVAFFPPVTGG, from the coding sequence ATGAGTGATGCAGCGCGCAACGTCACGGTCCGCTACTTCGCCAGCGTGCGCGAGGGCATCGGCCAGGAGCAGGAGGCGGTCTCGACCGCGGCCGGCACGGTCGGCGCGCTGCGCGACGAGTTGATCGCGCGCGGCGGCGCCCATGCCCGGGTGCTGGCGCGCGGCCGCGCGGTGCGCATCGCGCTCGATCACGTGATGTGCGACGAGGACGCCGCGCTCACCGACGCGGCCGAGGTCGCGTTCTTTCCGCCGGTGACTGGAGGCTGA